DNA sequence from the Patescibacteria group bacterium genome:
ATTAGGTTCGATTTCCCTATTCTTTCATACAATCAAAGGCCAATCGGTACGATTGGTGAACCAAATGCGGTCACTGGTTTCTTGGCTCTAGGATTACCTATATTAGTGGTTACTTTTCAACAACCACTCATCTCTGTCATCGCGGTGATTATCGCTATTCTTCTTACTGGCTCAAAAGCAGGTCTCTTAGCAATTCTCGCCGAGCTTATCGTCTTTGGCTTTTTTTGGAAGAGAAAATTTCCTTATAAAAAATTTATTTTAATCACCTCTTTATTTTTAATAGTTATAATCGGAATCTTCGGCGTCTATTTCGAAAGAGGTGAGTCTCGCTTTGAAAATCGCTGGTTAATCTGGGATTTAGGCATCAGAGCCATTCAGGAGAAGCCCATTTTAGGCTATGGGGCTGAAGGAATTATTTCTGCTTACGATAAACAATTCAGCCTTATTGATCGTCCTTTGTTTGGGGTCGTCGTCGACCGCTCTCATAATCTCTTCCTAGATATCACCCTATTCTCAGGCATTATTGGCTTGGTGGTTTTCGGTCTTTGGCTCTGGAGAGCGAGTCAGAAATTGTTGAAGAAGAGAAGTTGGGTTTTAGCTTCCCTAACCGGCTTTTTGATTTTTTCCTTTTTCCAAC
Encoded proteins:
- a CDS encoding O-antigen ligase family protein, with protein sequence MSRFIFQSLIFFLPLFFWPSPLKFELAKISLFLTGGFLLVFLFLAKLKIKNFEIHFKNLDKIWFLWVGILLLSTLITQIFPYGFLAGGYRHQSVLFFFLLGLFGLIAKGLGTKNAKIVLKWASAAIIIETLIIYAQWLAIRFDFPILSYNQRPIGTIGEPNAVTGFLALGLPILVVTFQQPLISVIAVIIAILLTGSKAGLLAILAELIVFGFFWKRKFPYKKFILITSLFLIVIIGIFGVYFERGESRFENRWLIWDLGIRAIQEKPILGYGAEGIISAYDKQFSLIDRPLFGVVVDRSHNLFLDITLFSGIIGLVVFGLWLWRASQKLLKKRSWVLASLTGFLIFSFFQPIGVTHWFYLIILVSLTDI